From the genome of Leptolyngbya sp. 'hensonii':
TGCTTCAGTTCCTGGATTTTCAGGGGTTGATCATCCCAGTTAAACGCACCGAAGAACTCCCGCACCGAAGCCTGTAACCAGGTTGAGGACTCAGCAGCCGCAGCATTGCCATTGGTTGTAATCAGTGTCGTTGACCTCATGCCTATCTATCTCCCGATCGCAGCCGCTTTTCGATATCGCGGGCAGTGGCCCCTTCATTTAGCCAGAAGGCTGCCGCATCAATCCGTTCCTGCCCTCCCAGCAGAAATTTACAGTAGGTTTCTCCCATGGAGTAGCACTGAATTTCGATGCAGCTGAGTTGTTTCTTCACCATTTCAGTGAAGAAGCCTGCGAATAATCCAGCATAGAGAAAACAGACGGGCTTGCCCACATCTCCCAGGGAGCGGGCCACCGCAGAGTCGAACAGGTTAATGAACATAAACCCCTGTTTGCGATCGCCCATATCTACCTCCCAGCGGCCCCAGCCCTGGGAAGTAAAAGGCCACCACCAGGTTTCCAGCAAGAACAACAAATTGGTCTGCCGGGGGCTGCGATCGAACTCCTTCTCGAACCACTTTTCAAAGAAGAAGGCATCCCGTTGGCCCCAGTCGCACCCGATCGTGTACATGGTGGCGGCAGAGGCGTCGCCCACTTCCTCCTCCAATCCTTCCACCAGACCAATAATGAAGTCTTCGCTGGTCAGAATGTTCTGGCTATTGTTCCAGTCTTCCAGCCTGCCCGTTTCAGGATCAAATTGAAAGAAATCACGGAATCCGTAGTGATTGTGCTTCTTGGGCAGCTTATGTTTTGTTGTCAGGGGCTTAGCAGTTGCATTTACCATAGGTGTTTCCGACAGACCTTGCAATGACTATGAAGCAGACTATTTATAGAAAAAGTGATATAGGCAGATAGAGAAATGTCAGGTTAGAGAACTATCAAGTTAGAGATGCGGGGTTACGCTTGATCACAGCCTCATAAATACTGATGCGCTACCGGCGGAATCAGGCAGTATCCAGTAAAATTTTGCTCTGATTTGAGGAAGCCCAGAAATCCCTATTACAAATCGTTATGTTATAACGAATGCCCATCTTTGAAGAGCACAGGAAATCAGGCAGTCTCACTGAATCCTTCCCGGTTCACTATTATTTTAGTGAAAGCGTCTGAGGACTGTTGGAGTGATTGCACCCACCCTCAATATTCCCCATTTCATCTGGAACTAACAAACTTTGCAGGCATCCTCAGGATCCCTGTAAAGTCTCCTCATCCACTAAAGTTGATCCTGATCAGAATCGGCTATTCTGGAACTAAATACATTAGTACTATCGATGGCTTCCAGGTGCAGTTCTGGGTCATCCTGCTTCAAGCCCATCCCAGCCCTACAGTCCACCCCTTCCAGGAAGGGAGAGGAAGAAACGGGAGAGGAAGAAACGGGAGAGGAGCAATTGTGGGGAAAGTCGATTGCTGGAACTACCGGACGATCGCCAGTCAATCCACTACATCTAGGGTATTTAATTGCGTGAATGGCTAGCGATAGGGGCTGAGATCGGTTAGTCTAATCTCTACTCGATTTGGGGAGTTGGGTTGTCTATGTCCTTTGTTGGCCTGCACATTCATAGTGATTACAGTCTGCTTGATGGGGCCAGTCAGTTGCCCGATCTGGTGGAACGGGTGGTGGAACTGGGTATGCCTGCGGTGGCCCTCACCGATCACGGGGTGATGTATGGGGCGATCGAACTGCTCAAGGTCTGCAAGGGTCGCAGCGTTAAACCGATCGTCGGCAATGAGATGTATGTGATCAACGGGGATATCGAAAAGCAGGAACGTCGGCCCCGCTATCATCAGGTTGTGCTGGCTAAGAATCGACAGGGCTACAAGAACCTGGTCAAGCTCACTACCCTTTCCCATCTCAGAGGGTATCAGGGGAAAGGCATTTTTGCCCGTCCCTGTATCAACAAAGATTTGCTGGCCCAATATCATGAAGGGCTGATTGTCACCAGTGCCTGTCTGGGGGGAGAGGTGCCCCAGGCGATTCTGCAACGCAAGCCAGAGATTGCCCGTCGGGTGGCCCAGTGGTACAAAGATCTATTTGGGGAAGATTACTACCTGGAAATCCAGGATCATGGCTCTCCCGAAGATCGGATCGTGAATGTGGAGATTGTCAAAATTGCCCAGGAGCTGGAGATCAAGCTGATCGCTACAAATGACTCCCACTATATTTCCTGCTACGACGTGGAGGCCCATGATGCCCTCCTCTGTATTCAAACTGGGAAGCTGATCACGGAAGAGAAGCGGTTGCGCTATAGCGGCACCGAGTATGTGAAATCCGCCGAACAGATGGCCCGGCTGTTCCGGGACCACCTGCCGGAGGCGGTGGTTCAGGCGGCGATCGCCAACACCCTGGAAGTGGCCGCCAAGGTCACAGACGACTATGGGATTCTGGGAGAACCCCGAATTCCCAATTATCCGGTTCCTGAGGGCTATACCGCAGACAGTTACCTGGAAAAGGTAACGCGGGAAGGCTTGCAGGATCGCTTCCATTGCACCACCTATGAGCAGATCGGGGCAGACTACAGCGATCGTCTGGAATACGAACTGCAAATGATGAAACGGATGGGGTTCGCCACCTATTTTCTAGTGGTTTGGGACTACATCAAGTACGCCCGCGACCAGGGCATTCCCGTGGGACCGGGGCGGGGCAGTGCCGCCGGTTCCCTGGTGGCCTACGCCCTTGGCATCACCAACATCGATCCGGTGCACCATGGCCTGCTATTCGAGCGATTCCTCAACCCAGAACGGAAGTCCATGCCTGATATTGATACGGACTTCTGCATTGCCCGCCGGGATGAGGTGATCCAGTATGTGACCCATAAATATGGCGAAGAACGGGTCGCCCAGATCATTACCTTCAACCGAATGACCTCCAAAGCCGTGTTGAAGGATGTGGCACGGGTGCTGGATATTCCCTATGCCGAGAGCGATCGAATGGCCAAGCTGATTCCAGTGATGCGGGGGAAGCCGACAAAGCTGAAGGTGATGATTTCGGACGACACCCCAGCCCCGGAGTTTCGGGAGAAGTACGAGAAAAATCTCAACGTTCCTGGAACGGATCCCCCCGTTCCCTACCGCCGCTGGTTGGACATGGCGATTCGGATTGAAGGCACCAACAAGACCTTCGGCATCCATGCAGCCGGGGTCGTGATTTCGGCTGATCCCCTGGATGAAATTGTGCCCCTGCAACGGAATAATGACGGGTCCGTGATCACCCAGTATTTCATGGAAGACATCGAAGCTCTGGGTCTGCTGAAGATGGACTTTCTGGGGTTGAAAAACCTGACCATGATCCAGAAAACCCTGGATCTGATTCGCCAGTCGCGCCAGCAGGAAATTGATCTCGATCGCCTGCCCCTGGATAATCCAGAGTCTTATAAGCTCCTGGCCAAGGGAGATCTGGAAGGGATATTCCAGTTGGAATCTTCGGGGATGCGGCAAATTGTGAAAGATCTACGTCCCTCTGGCTTAGAGGACATTTCTTCCGTTCTGGCCCTCTATCGACCCGGCCCTCTGGATGCGGGCCTGATTCCCAAATTTATTAACCGCAAACACGGGCGAGAAAAAATTGAATACGAGCACCAGATTCTGGAACCCATTCTGAAAGAAACCTACGGCATTATGGTCTACCAGGAGCAGATCATGAAGATTGCTCAGGATATGGCTGGTTATTCCCTGGGCCAGGCTGATTTGCTGCGGCGAGCCATGGGGAAAAAGAAGAAATCGGAAATGGAAAAACACAAAGAAATCTTTGTGGAAGGGTCTAAAAAAAATGGGGTGCCGCACAAAGTTGCGGAAGAACTGTTTGAGCAGATGGTGTTGTTCGCCGAGTACTGTTTCAACAAATCCCACTCCACCGCCTATGGCTATGTCACCTATCAAACCGCCTATCTGAAGGCGAATTATCCGGTGGAGTATATGGCGGCCCTGTTGACCTCCAACAGTGACGACCAGGATAAGGTGCAGCCCTACATTGCCTGTTGCAATCGCATGGGCATCACGGTAGACCCTCCGGATATCAACCGATCGGGGGTGGATTTCACTCCCCTGGAGCAGAGTATTCTGTTTGGCCTATCTGCGGTGCGGAACGTGGGCCAGGGTGCGGTGGAGGCGATTCTGGAGGCCCGTCAATCGGGGCCGTTCAAATCCCTGGCGGATCTGTGCGATCGGGTGGATAGCCGGGCCGTTAACCGACGAGCCCTGGAAGCGTTGATCCACTGTGGAGCCTTTGACTGCATTGAACTCAACCGCAACCAACTGATCCACGACCTGGAACTGGTATTGGACTGGGCTCAATCCAGAGCTCGGGATAAAGCCAATGGTCAGGGAAATCTGTTTGATCTGCTGGGTGGCGGCGGCGATCAGGCTGGCGGTGCTTCCAGGCTGGACCTGGCCCCTAAAGCTCCACCCGTAGCAGATTTTCCCCAGCAGGAGAAGTTGCGGCTGGAAAAGGAACTGCTGGGCTTTTACATCTCTGACCATCCCCTGAAGTCGATTCAGCAGTCAGCCCGGATCCTGGCCCCGATCAATTTGAACGAGCTGGGAGAACAGCGAGAGGAGAACACCACCCTCAGCGCGATCGTGATGCTGACCAGCGTCAAACCGGTGGTGACTAAGAAAGGGGATCGGATGGCGATCGTGCAGGTTGAAGACCTGACCGGGCAGGCCGAAGCCGTTATTTTTCCCAAATCCTATGAGCGGATTGGTTCTCTGATTGTGGCCGATGCCCAGCTCATGATCTGGGGGAAGGTCGATCGGCGAGATGAACAAACCCAGCTCATCATTGAAGATGCCGAGTCGATCGAGGCGGTGCGGATGGTGATGGTTGAGTTAGATTTGCAGTTGGCCAGGGATGCGGAACACCATCATCGCCTGAAGGCGGTTCTGCTGGAGAACCGAGGGGAGGATACCAAGGCCAAGACACCGGTGGTGGCGATCGTTTCCGCCCCGCAGCGACGGCAATTCGTCCGTCTGGGGGCGCAATTTCGGGTGCAGGACCATGAGGCGGCGGTGGCAGCCCTGATTCGAGCGGGCTTCCAGGCTCGATCCACCACCCTGATTGGAGCCTGATCGAGGAGCTGCTTCATCCGCGCAAAACGGAACCAGCGTCAGACAGCTTTGCAATCGCCTGATCGGCACTGATCAGACGCTTGAGAACAACCTGCCCGATCGTTTGACTGCCCTGAGCTACCTGATCGGGAGCCTCCGGTTTCACTTCCAACATCAATACCTGATCCTCAACCTGATAGAGCCAGAGTTTTTCGTTTTGCTCAATCACGGCAATATTGAGTTTTTGGATCTGGGGTTTTCGCCGCCAGATATTTTCATTCCAGAGTCCGTTCGTTTCCCAGACCCTTCCAATTATCCAGCCGTCAGACAGAAAAAAATACTTCACAGGGTTTCGACTTAGTAGGATTCACAATCTATTGAGTACGATTCACAATCTACAGTGAGTTAGACTCAATGCTATTAACTTTCGTGTCTTAGGGCAATGCAAGAAACGGCTACTTCCGGAGTCACCCAATTGACTGCCATCAATACTGCCAAGATTCTGACAAGCGTGATTCTGATTACCTGCGGTTTCTACTTTGGAGTCCAAGATCTGCGCCAGGTGCTCTATCTCTGTCTGCATCTGAGCTACTGTAGCTGGTGGCTCCTGGAGCAATGGCTCTACCCGTTGCGACGGCAGCAGATTTTTACAGAACCAGCGGGCAGCGGTGAATTCATGGTGTTACTGCTGATGGTGGGTCTGTTCTATGCCTTACCGGGATTCCTGGCTTTTACCAATCCGGAACCTCTGAGTTTGATCACGGTCGCGATCGCCCTGCCCCTCTACATTTTTGGCAACTTGTTCAATGCCTGTGCCGATACGCAGAAACTGACAGCCAAGCAATATGGAGCGGGTCTGGTTCAGGATGGCATCTGGCGGTTCTCCCGGAACGTGAACTACTTTGGCGATCTGCTGCGCTACGTGAGTTTCAGCATTGTGGCCGGTTCTCCCTGGGCTTATCTGGTGCCAGTAACCATTCTTCTGCTCTATCTCCAGCGCATTGCTCAGAAAGAGAAAGCCATGGCTGAAAAGTATGAAGATTATGCAGCCTATCAAAAGTCCAGCACTCGATTGATCCCCTTTATCTGGTAAATCAAATCCACCCCGGTCCTACGGGTCACACCTCCCCAGAGGGGATTTCGTGGGAGTCAGCGCCAAGGGAGGATTCAGTCTCTGGGCAAGATGGGGGGTTAGCCGCTAATCGAATAGCGATCGCGCCCCTGCTGTTTCGCCGCATACAGAGCCTGATCCGCTAGGGCAATCAGAACATCAGGGGACTGGTGCGGCGTGGGCATGAGACTGGCGATTCCCAGGCTCACTGAGACGATCGAACTCACCTCCGATTTTGCATGGGGAATAGCCCGAGCCCGTATTGCTTGCTGAATCCGTTCTGCAATGGCGATCGCCCCAGGCTGATCAGTGTGGGGCAGAATCATGACAAATTCTTCGCCCCCGTAACGAGCAATCAGATCGGCGGGACGATTGACGCCTGCCTGGGCAGCCTGGGCCACCTGCACCAGGCAGGCATCCCCTGCTTGATGGCCATAGTAATCGTTGTAGCGTTTGAAATAATCCACATCAAACAAAATCAGGGAGAGAAATTGTTGTTCCCGTCCCAACCGTTGCCATTCCTGTTGGAGTTGCTGGTCAAAATAGCGACGATTGGCCACCTGAGTTAAGCCGTCCATGGTGGCCAGCCGCAGCAATTCCCGATTGGCCACCTGCAGGTTTTGTTCAGCCTGCTGCCGTTCGCGAATCTCTTGTTGTAACTGTTGATTGATTTGGGCCAGTTCAGCGGTGCGTTGACTGACTTCCCGTTCCAGTTCACGGGAATAGTCGGCAAAAATTTGTTCCGCTCGTTTGCGTTCCGTGATGTCCTGAAAGGCCGTGATTGCGTATTGGACATCCCCCGCTTTGTTATAAATGGGGGTGCCCCAGGACTCGATCGGAATCACCCGATCGCCCTGATGAATTTCAATATCCTCGACACTGGAGGCTTCTCCCTTTAAGGCTCTGATGATCGGTAACTTTTCGTTGGGATAAAGGTCATCGGTTTGGACGATATAGGTTTGATACACCAGGGCAATGTCTTCAGCCGTGGCTTCTGCGGCAATGCCCTGGCCTAAAAGCTCTTTCGCCCGTTGATTCATGTAGTAGGGATGTCCCTTTGCATCTAAGACCCCAATGCCCACTGGAACGGCTTCCAGAAATTGTTTGAGCTGTTGTTCACTCTCCCGGACTCTGGCGTAGAGTTGGGCATTGCTGAGGGCGATCGCAGCCTGACCACTCAGGATCTGTAACAGTTCAATCCGATCGCGGGTAAAGGCTCCAGCCGTGACTTTATTCTCCAGATAGACCAGCCCCACGAGTTGGTTCTGGTCCAGGAGCGGATAGCAGAGGATGGAGAGGGGTTGGGCCAATTGAATGTAGGGGTCTTGAACAAACTGGCCCGATCGACTGGCCTCATCCAGCATCACACTTTCATGGGTGCGAGCCACATAATGCAGCACCGACTCTGGCAATATTTGGTGAATGGGTTGGGGCGGTGAAATGTTGGCGATGTCAGCAATACTGTGAATCGCAACCGAGAAATGCTCTACTCCTCCAGCTCTTGAAGTAGGCAAAACCAAACAGCCCGTTTGTGCGCCGGCATTTTCCAGCAGAATTTTCATCAAGGTCTGCAAAAGATTTTCAAGCACAATCTCGCTGGCGATCGCCTGCGAGGATTTCATCACCGTAGATAAATCTAGCGCCGCGCTGCTCTGGCTGTCGCTGGTCTGCGAAGAGGTTCGAGGGGGGGCTAGCTGTGATGACCACTCGCGGGTGAAGCACTGAGGGTACTGGGTTTCCAGGTGACGGACCTTGGCCGTTGCACCCCAGCACAGGTAGCAGTAGTGGGCCTCTTGCAGGTACACCTGGGCGATTTTCTCTTTCCCCCAATTTAGGTAAAACCGGCCAGCAAGTTCATTGGCCAGAGCTTCTTCTTGCAGGTATGCCTGTGCTTTTGCGCCTGCGATCGCCCGATCGTACAGGTCGATCGCAGCGATTGTCTGGCCCAAAACCCGACATTTTTCGGCTGCAACTAGATCAAACTTGTGACGATAATTCATCGGGGCTGAAACGCTCCACTGCTCCAGCAGGTGCTGGTTTTTGTCTACCTGGAGCCACAGGGGATCTGAATGATCCAGGGGGTGCTCTGAGAGCAGGGCTAAGCA
Proteins encoded in this window:
- a CDS encoding V4R domain-containing protein, with the translated sequence MVNATAKPLTTKHKLPKKHNHYGFRDFFQFDPETGRLEDWNNSQNILTSEDFIIGLVEGLEEEVGDASAATMYTIGCDWGQRDAFFFEKWFEKEFDRSPRQTNLLFLLETWWWPFTSQGWGRWEVDMGDRKQGFMFINLFDSAVARSLGDVGKPVCFLYAGLFAGFFTEMVKKQLSCIEIQCYSMGETYCKFLLGGQERIDAAAFWLNEGATARDIEKRLRSGDR
- a CDS encoding DNA polymerase III subunit alpha, with the protein product MSFVGLHIHSDYSLLDGASQLPDLVERVVELGMPAVALTDHGVMYGAIELLKVCKGRSVKPIVGNEMYVINGDIEKQERRPRYHQVVLAKNRQGYKNLVKLTTLSHLRGYQGKGIFARPCINKDLLAQYHEGLIVTSACLGGEVPQAILQRKPEIARRVAQWYKDLFGEDYYLEIQDHGSPEDRIVNVEIVKIAQELEIKLIATNDSHYISCYDVEAHDALLCIQTGKLITEEKRLRYSGTEYVKSAEQMARLFRDHLPEAVVQAAIANTLEVAAKVTDDYGILGEPRIPNYPVPEGYTADSYLEKVTREGLQDRFHCTTYEQIGADYSDRLEYELQMMKRMGFATYFLVVWDYIKYARDQGIPVGPGRGSAAGSLVAYALGITNIDPVHHGLLFERFLNPERKSMPDIDTDFCIARRDEVIQYVTHKYGEERVAQIITFNRMTSKAVLKDVARVLDIPYAESDRMAKLIPVMRGKPTKLKVMISDDTPAPEFREKYEKNLNVPGTDPPVPYRRWLDMAIRIEGTNKTFGIHAAGVVISADPLDEIVPLQRNNDGSVITQYFMEDIEALGLLKMDFLGLKNLTMIQKTLDLIRQSRQQEIDLDRLPLDNPESYKLLAKGDLEGIFQLESSGMRQIVKDLRPSGLEDISSVLALYRPGPLDAGLIPKFINRKHGREKIEYEHQILEPILKETYGIMVYQEQIMKIAQDMAGYSLGQADLLRRAMGKKKKSEMEKHKEIFVEGSKKNGVPHKVAEELFEQMVLFAEYCFNKSHSTAYGYVTYQTAYLKANYPVEYMAALLTSNSDDQDKVQPYIACCNRMGITVDPPDINRSGVDFTPLEQSILFGLSAVRNVGQGAVEAILEARQSGPFKSLADLCDRVDSRAVNRRALEALIHCGAFDCIELNRNQLIHDLELVLDWAQSRARDKANGQGNLFDLLGGGGDQAGGASRLDLAPKAPPVADFPQQEKLRLEKELLGFYISDHPLKSIQQSARILAPINLNELGEQREENTTLSAIVMLTSVKPVVTKKGDRMAIVQVEDLTGQAEAVIFPKSYERIGSLIVADAQLMIWGKVDRRDEQTQLIIEDAESIEAVRMVMVELDLQLARDAEHHHRLKAVLLENRGEDTKAKTPVVAIVSAPQRRQFVRLGAQFRVQDHEAAVAALIRAGFQARSTTLIGA
- a CDS encoding DUF1295 domain-containing protein yields the protein MQETATSGVTQLTAINTAKILTSVILITCGFYFGVQDLRQVLYLCLHLSYCSWWLLEQWLYPLRRQQIFTEPAGSGEFMVLLLMVGLFYALPGFLAFTNPEPLSLITVAIALPLYIFGNLFNACADTQKLTAKQYGAGLVQDGIWRFSRNVNYFGDLLRYVSFSIVAGSPWAYLVPVTILLLYLQRIAQKEKAMAEKYEDYAAYQKSSTRLIPFIW